In the Bacteroidota bacterium genome, AATTCTTTTATAACTTTGCGGAAACGTTTCTGAACAAGGAACGTTTCTTTTTTTTTATTTTAAACTTGACCATATGGCTGATACTATCTATTTGAGTAAAGAGGGAATGGAAAACCTAAAAGTGGAAATCCAGGAATTGAAAACGAAGGGTCGCGCTGAAATGTCACGACAAATTAAAGAAGCCCGTGAAAAAGGTGACTTGTCGGAAAACGCTGAATATGACGCTGCGAAAGAAGCTCAGGGCTTAATGGAAATGAAAATTGCCAAGCTGGAAGAACTGCTCATGAACGCGCGTTTATTAGATGAGTCTAAAATTGATACCTCAAAAGTATCTGTATTTACCACTGTTAAACTGCATGATACCAAGTTTAAAAAAGATATTAAATACACCTTGGTATCTGAAAAAGAAGCCGATATTAAAACAGGCAAAATATCAGTAACTTCTCCAATTGGAAAAGGATTATTGGGCAAAACAGTCGGTGAAACAGTCAAAATTACTGTTCCTGCCGGCGAAATTGAATTTAAAATTTTAGAAATTACGATCTAATTATGCCTACTATTTTCAGCAGAATTATAAGCGGAGAAATACCTTGTCATAAAATTGATGAAAACGAACGCTATTTCGCTTTTCTTGATATCATGCCATTAGCTCCCGGTCACGTATTGGTAGTTCCTAAAGTTCCTGTTGATTATATTTTTGATTTGGATGATGATTTACTCGCAGGCATGTTGCCCTTCGCAAAACGCATTGCACATGCCATGGAAAAAGTAATTTCCTGCGAACGTATCGGTATTTCTGTAATCGGGCTCGAAGTTCCGCATGCACATATTCATCTGATTCCTTTGCGCACAATGGATGATATTAATTTCAGCAGACCAAAATTGAAAATGAGTAGTGCCGAACTTGCCCAAATAGCCGCAAAAATTATCAGCAACCTCGAATAAATTATTTTACTTTATTCGGATTAGCCTGGATAAAATCATTCCAGTTTTTAAATTGTTTGCCGGTAACCGCAATTTTTTTAGAAGCATTGTAGTGACAAACTGCAACGGCAAGTGCATCGGTTTCATCAAAATATTTTGGCAATTCCGTAAGGTTTAGTGTCGACATTAACATTTTAGCCACCTGCTCTTTGCTGGCATTTCCGCGACCGGTTATACTTTGTTTTATGCGGCGCGGACTATATTCCGTTACATCCAGCGATTTACTTGCTCCTGCAACAATAGCGGCGCCTTGAGCCCTGCCGAGTTTGAGCATCGATTGCACATTTTTTCCAAAAAACGGGGCTTCAATTGCCATCGAAAGTGGCTGGTAAGTATCAATCAGCGAACATAATTTTGTATAAATAATGCCTAACCGTACAAAATGATCATCGGTTTTTTTTAGCATAATTACCCCGTTAATCAATATTTTGATAGTATTTTTATCGGCACAAATTACACTGTAACCCAATATATTTGTTCCGGGGTCGACCCCCATAATGATTTGTTGTTTAGAATTTACCGACATTCGCCTTCGAATTGAAAAATAAAAGCAATAAAACGATTTTCTGGTCCGTTGCCATAAAAGTAACGGTTTTTGCACTATTGCTGTTTGCGCTTTATAAACAACTATATCTCAATAAAGAAGCAAAAACAATCCCGCAACAATTATCAAATATCGATACCGGCAAACTGTTTTTTTATTTAATCATTCTTTTTTTCCTCATGTTGCTCAACTGGGGAAT is a window encoding:
- the greA gene encoding transcription elongation factor GreA, which encodes MADTIYLSKEGMENLKVEIQELKTKGRAEMSRQIKEAREKGDLSENAEYDAAKEAQGLMEMKIAKLEELLMNARLLDESKIDTSKVSVFTTVKLHDTKFKKDIKYTLVSEKEADIKTGKISVTSPIGKGLLGKTVGETVKITVPAGEIEFKILEITI
- a CDS encoding HIT family protein, whose product is MPTIFSRIISGEIPCHKIDENERYFAFLDIMPLAPGHVLVVPKVPVDYIFDLDDDLLAGMLPFAKRIAHAMEKVISCERIGISVIGLEVPHAHIHLIPLRTMDDINFSRPKLKMSSAELAQIAAKIISNLE
- the ruvC gene encoding crossover junction endodeoxyribonuclease RuvC, with translation MSVNSKQQIIMGVDPGTNILGYSVICADKNTIKILINGVIMLKKTDDHFVRLGIIYTKLCSLIDTYQPLSMAIEAPFFGKNVQSMLKLGRAQGAAIVAGASKSLDVTEYSPRRIKQSITGRGNASKEQVAKMLMSTLNLTELPKYFDETDALAVAVCHYNASKKIAVTGKQFKNWNDFIQANPNKVK